In Candidatus Blochmannia vicinus, one DNA window encodes the following:
- the cmk gene encoding (d)CMP kinase: protein MYVNNIFPVITIDGPSGVGKGTLSRRLAKILGWNLLDSGVIYRVLALVVLENKINIDHEEKIVALIDTIQIAFINSKNRFVILFNGKEVKKNIFSENIGNCASKIATFSQVRKSLLIYQRTFCKYPGLVADGRDMGTVVFPNAELKIFLYASFKERRSRRLHQLHKKSFNVSFRTLLSQIRERDERDYNRKLAPLIPAIGSLMLDSTHLSAEEVKAKVLMYIRESLVLSATVLYNITHNQG from the coding sequence TTGTATGTGAACAACATATTTCCAGTTATTACTATTGATGGGCCAAGCGGAGTAGGTAAAGGAACCTTATCTAGAAGGTTGGCAAAAATTCTTGGATGGAATCTATTGGATTCAGGAGTTATTTATCGAGTTTTAGCATTAGTAGTTTTAGAAAATAAGATTAATATTGATCATGAAGAAAAAATAGTAGCACTTATTGATACTATACAAATAGCTTTTATAAATAGTAAAAATAGGTTTGTAATATTATTTAATGGCAAGGAAGTTAAAAAAAATATTTTTTCAGAAAATATAGGAAATTGTGCATCTAAAATTGCTACTTTTTCCCAAGTACGTAAAAGTTTGTTGATATATCAACGTACATTTTGTAAGTATCCGGGACTTGTTGCTGATGGACGTGATATGGGAACAGTAGTGTTTCCTAATGCAGAGTTAAAAATTTTTCTTTATGCTTCCTTTAAAGAAAGAAGGAGTCGTAGATTACATCAGTTGCATAAAAAAAGTTTTAATGTTAGTTTTAGAACTTTATTATCACAAATAAGAGAACGAGACGAACGTGATTACAACCGAAAATTAGCACCGTTGATTCCCGCGATTGGTTCATTGATGTTAGATTCAACTCATTTATCTGCAGAAGAAGTAAAAGCTAAAGTACTTATGTATATTAGAGAGAGTCTAGTATTATCAGCAACAGTACTATATAATATCACTCATAATCAAGGATAG
- the rpsA gene encoding 30S ribosomal protein S1: MTESFAQLFEESLKKIETCPGSIVHGVVVSISKDIVLVDAGLKSESAIPIEQFYNSQGELEVSVGDHVDVTLDAVEDGFGETVLSREKAKRYESWLLLEQAYQEMTTVTGIINGKVKGGFTVEVNGVRAFLPGSLVDVKPIRDTSFLEGQEFEFKVIKLDHKRNNVVVSRRAVIESENSVERDQLLNKLHEGIEIKGIVKNLTDYGAFIDLGGVDGLLHITDMAWKRVKHPSDIVNVGDEIIVKVLKFDRERIRVSLGLKQLSADPWTEIIKRYQEGNKLIGKVTNLTDYGCFIEIEGGVEGLVHVSEMDWTNKNIHPSKVVTIGESVEVIVLNIDEERRRISLGLKQCKVNPWQKFSEIYNRGDRVMGKIKSITDFGIFIGLEGGIDGLVHLSDISWYLSNEEAVNKYKKGDDIMAVVLQVDAERERISLGIKQLTEDPLNTYLVTHKKGSIVSGRISSIDEKGITVILGDDAVIGYLCMTDVSHNKSIDKRMYTSLHVGNDIQAVLDGVDRKNRIVTLSEYNIRDVNKQSEINIIGNHRKEKEKNFSNVMVEAFKAATKSE; the protein is encoded by the coding sequence ATGACAGAATCATTTGCTCAGCTATTTGAAGAATCTTTAAAAAAAATAGAAACCTGTCCTGGATCTATTGTTCATGGAGTTGTCGTTTCTATTTCTAAAGATATTGTGTTAGTCGATGCAGGATTAAAATCAGAATCTGCTATTCCTATCGAGCAATTTTATAATTCTCAAGGAGAATTAGAAGTTTCAGTTGGTGATCATGTTGATGTTACATTGGATGCGGTAGAAGATGGGTTTGGAGAGACTGTGTTATCTCGTGAAAAAGCCAAACGTTATGAATCTTGGTTATTATTAGAACAAGCATATCAAGAAATGACCACCGTTACGGGAATTATTAACGGTAAAGTAAAAGGAGGGTTTACTGTTGAAGTAAATGGAGTACGTGCATTTTTACCTGGTTCTTTAGTAGATGTTAAACCAATACGTGATACTTCATTTTTAGAAGGACAAGAGTTTGAATTTAAAGTAATTAAATTAGATCATAAACGTAATAATGTTGTAGTGTCTCGTCGTGCTGTGATTGAATCTGAAAATAGTGTTGAACGCGATCAATTATTAAATAAATTACATGAAGGAATAGAAATTAAAGGAATAGTTAAAAATTTAACCGATTATGGTGCTTTTATTGATCTAGGAGGAGTGGATGGATTACTGCATATTACTGATATGGCGTGGAAACGTGTTAAACATCCTAGCGATATAGTAAATGTTGGAGATGAAATTATTGTCAAAGTATTAAAATTTGATCGAGAACGCATTCGTGTATCTTTAGGCCTGAAGCAATTAAGTGCAGATCCATGGACAGAAATTATTAAACGTTATCAGGAAGGAAATAAACTGATAGGAAAAGTAACGAATTTAACTGATTATGGGTGTTTTATTGAAATTGAGGGCGGAGTAGAAGGATTAGTGCATGTATCTGAAATGGATTGGACTAATAAAAATATTCATCCTTCTAAAGTAGTAACGATAGGGGAATCTGTTGAAGTAATAGTATTAAATATTGATGAGGAACGCCGAAGAATTTCTTTGGGATTAAAACAATGTAAAGTTAATCCATGGCAGAAGTTTTCAGAGATATATAATAGAGGTGATCGAGTGATGGGGAAGATAAAATCGATTACTGATTTTGGTATTTTTATAGGATTAGAAGGAGGTATTGATGGATTAGTGCATCTTTCTGATATTTCTTGGTATTTATCAAATGAAGAAGCTGTAAATAAGTATAAAAAAGGCGATGACATAATGGCTGTAGTTCTACAAGTAGATGCTGAACGGGAACGTATTTCTTTAGGTATTAAACAATTAACAGAAGATCCTTTAAATACCTATTTGGTTACTCATAAAAAAGGGAGCATAGTATCTGGAAGAATAAGTTCTATAGATGAAAAGGGGATCACTGTAATATTAGGTGATGATGCTGTAATTGGTTATTTATGTATGACTGATGTATCACATAATAAGTCAATTGATAAGAGAATGTATACGTCATTGCATGTAGGAAATGATATACAAGCAGTATTAGATGGAGTAGATCGAAAAAATAGAATAGTTACTTTATCTGAATATAATATACGTGATGTAAATAAACAATCAGAAATAAATATTATTGGTAATCATAGAAAAGAGAAAGAAAAAAATTTTTCTAATGTTATGGTAGAGGCATTTAAAGCAGCAACTAAAAGTGAATAA
- the msbA gene encoding lipid A ABC transporter ATP-binding protein/permease MsbA, translating into MSQYNKNYSSTWKTFRRLWPIIFPFRVGLVVATITLILNATSDALMLALLKPLLDDGFGRANKDVFIWMPLALVGLMSIRGFSGFASTYCISWVSGKVVMQMRRALFKHIMNMPVSFFVKQSTGTLVSRITYDSDQVASSSSGALITVIREGASIIGLCIMMFYYSWQLSLILVLIAPIVSITIKFVSSRFRAISKKMQSAMGQLTSSAEQMLKGHKEVLVFGGQHTEKDRFNHVSNCMRQQSMKMVQTSSIFDPLIQFVASLALACVLYAASIPSVMEMLTAGTITVIFSSMIVLMKPLKSLTNVSAQFQRGMAACQTLFSILDLETEKDQGTLNIKRVNGHIVFDNVTFFYPDKSTPSLYKINFTIEAGKTVALVGRSGSGKSTIVNLLTRFYDIDKGCILLDGFNLNDYKLSSLRNQIAIVSQHVHLFNDTIANNIAYARKNIYSRESIETAASMACAMDFISKMKNGLDTIVGENGILLSSGQRQRIAIARALLRDCPILIFDEATSALDSESEYVIYKSLDALKKNRTSLVIAHRLSTIENADEILVIENGYIIERGVHEVLIRQQGIYAQLYRLQFS; encoded by the coding sequence ATGTCGCAGTACAATAAAAATTATTCTTCTACTTGGAAAACCTTTCGTCGTCTTTGGCCAATAATTTTTCCTTTTAGAGTAGGGTTGGTTGTTGCGACTATTACTTTGATTTTAAACGCAACAAGTGATGCTTTAATGTTAGCCTTATTAAAACCTTTACTTGATGATGGATTTGGAAGAGCTAATAAAGATGTATTCATATGGATGCCATTAGCTTTAGTTGGATTGATGAGCATTCGTGGGTTTAGTGGGTTTGCATCTACTTATTGCATATCCTGGGTATCTGGAAAGGTAGTAATGCAGATGAGACGTGCATTGTTTAAGCATATTATGAATATGCCAGTCTCTTTTTTTGTAAAACAATCTACTGGTACGTTGGTGTCTAGAATTACTTATGATTCTGATCAAGTTGCTTCTTCTTCTTCTGGAGCTTTGATCACTGTTATTCGAGAAGGGGCGTCTATTATTGGTTTGTGTATCATGATGTTTTATTATAGTTGGCAATTATCATTAATTTTGGTATTAATTGCTCCAATAGTATCTATCACTATTAAATTTGTTTCTTCTAGATTCAGAGCAATCAGTAAAAAGATGCAAAGCGCTATGGGTCAATTAACTAGTAGCGCTGAACAGATGCTTAAAGGACATAAAGAAGTGTTGGTTTTTGGAGGGCAACATACAGAAAAAGATAGGTTTAATCATGTAAGTAATTGCATGAGACAGCAAAGTATGAAGATGGTACAGACTTCATCCATTTTTGATCCATTGATCCAATTTGTTGCATCATTAGCATTAGCGTGCGTACTGTATGCAGCGAGTATTCCAAGTGTTATGGAAATGCTTACTGCTGGAACGATTACTGTTATTTTTTCATCTATGATAGTATTGATGAAGCCATTAAAATCTTTAACTAATGTTAGCGCTCAATTTCAGCGTGGAATGGCGGCTTGTCAAACTTTATTTTCCATCTTGGATTTAGAGACAGAAAAAGATCAAGGTACGCTTAATATTAAACGAGTAAATGGACATATTGTTTTTGATAATGTTACATTTTTTTATCCTGATAAAAGCACACCATCTCTTTATAAAATTAATTTTACTATTGAAGCAGGAAAAACAGTTGCTTTAGTGGGGCGGTCTGGTTCTGGAAAATCTACTATCGTAAATTTGTTAACTCGTTTTTATGATATAGATAAAGGGTGTATATTGCTTGATGGTTTTAATTTAAATGATTATAAACTCTCTTCTTTACGTAATCAAATAGCTATAGTATCTCAACATGTTCATTTATTTAATGATACTATAGCTAATAATATAGCGTATGCGCGTAAAAATATTTATTCTAGAGAATCTATTGAAACTGCAGCTAGTATGGCATGTGCTATGGATTTTATTTCTAAAATGAAAAATGGATTGGACACTATTGTAGGAGAGAATGGGATTTTGTTATCCAGCGGACAACGTCAACGTATCGCTATTGCACGTGCTTTATTAAGAGATTGCCCGATTTTAATTTTTGATGAAGCTACTTCTGCTTTAGATTCTGAATCAGAGTATGTTATTTATAAATCACTTGATGCGTTAAAAAAAAATAGAACATCATTGGTTATAGCACATCGTTTATCTACTATTGAAAATGCAGATGAAATATTGGTGATTGAAAATGGTTATATTATAGAACGTGGTGTGCATGAAGTTTTAATACGTCAACAAGGAATTTATGCTCAATTATATAGATTACAATTTTCTTAA
- the lpxK gene encoding tetraacyldisaccharide 4'-kinase has protein sequence MFACIWFKSSLCYLFLLPFSWLYGLVSTLNRISYQYGWRKVYRFSVPIVIIGNVTIGGNGKTPMVLWLVEQLQHRGWKVGVVSRGYKGKSNNYPIVININTHSNECGDEPMLIWKRTGVLVAVSPKRADAVAALLRIQKLDIIISDDGLQHYALFRDIEWVVVNSLLRFGNGCWLPAGPMRERMNRLHTVQAIIANGSKEDTLSGEVLMQLYPSIVVNMLTGESRPLNFLSNVVAIAGIGYPTQFFCTLQNYGVIPVRTVSFSDHQIYYEKMLTSLTKKDEILLMTEKDAVKCLDFAHNNWWYVRMEVKINKIDTDNLLYSVEDKIRCYKDFNSNT, from the coding sequence ATGTTTGCTTGTATTTGGTTTAAATCATCATTGTGTTATTTATTTTTGCTACCATTTTCTTGGTTATATGGGTTAGTAAGTACGCTTAATCGTATTAGTTATCAGTATGGATGGCGTAAAGTGTATAGATTTTCAGTACCAATAGTAATTATAGGAAATGTAACAATTGGAGGAAATGGGAAAACTCCAATGGTATTATGGTTAGTAGAACAGTTACAGCATCGTGGTTGGAAGGTTGGAGTTGTTTCACGAGGCTATAAAGGTAAATCGAATAATTATCCAATTGTTATTAATATAAATACTCACAGTAATGAGTGTGGGGATGAACCTATGCTGATTTGGAAGCGTACTGGAGTTTTAGTAGCGGTTTCTCCAAAACGTGCTGACGCAGTTGCTGCGTTATTACGAATACAAAAATTAGATATCATAATAAGTGATGATGGACTGCAACATTATGCACTCTTTAGAGACATAGAATGGGTAGTAGTTAATAGTTTACTTCGATTTGGAAATGGTTGTTGGTTGCCAGCAGGTCCTATGCGTGAGCGAATGAACAGACTACATACAGTACAAGCAATTATTGCAAATGGATCAAAAGAAGATACTCTTTCTGGAGAGGTATTAATGCAATTATATCCTAGTATTGTAGTAAATATGTTAACAGGAGAAAGTAGACCTCTTAATTTTTTGAGTAATGTTGTGGCTATAGCAGGAATTGGATATCCTACACAGTTTTTTTGTACTTTACAAAATTATGGCGTTATTCCTGTTAGAACAGTTTCGTTTTCTGATCATCAGATATATTACGAAAAAATGCTAACGTCCTTGACGAAAAAAGATGAAATATTATTAATGACTGAAAAAGATGCAGTTAAATGCTTAGATTTTGCTCATAATAATTGGTGGTATGTACGTATGGAGGTTAAAATAAATAAAATAGATACAGACAATTTATTATATTCAGTGGAGGATAAAATTAGGTGTTATAAAGACTTTAATTCCAATACATAG
- a CDS encoding Trm112 family protein codes for MRYQLLNIIVCPICYSKLYFDLEQKELICNIDNLAFPIRKGIPVLLKKDARNIMPQKDPK; via the coding sequence ATGAGATATCAGTTATTAAATATAATTGTATGTCCTATATGTTATTCAAAATTATACTTTGATTTAGAACAAAAAGAATTAATATGTAACATTGATAACTTAGCTTTTCCGATTCGGAAAGGAATTCCTGTTCTTTTAAAAAAAGATGCTCGTAATATTATGCCACAAAAGGACCCAAAATGA